The DNA sequence ATCGTCAGAACGGCGGCTTTTTTCGGCGTCAAGCACCTCGTTTTCGCCACGACTCCTGACCAGGCCCAGGTCAGCGAAGCGGCCTATCGCGTGGCCGAAGGCGGGATGGAGAGTGTGGCACTCCACCGAGTGCCCGACCTGGCGTCCTCGCTTGTGGCCTGGCGCGACCGATTCGAAATCCTGGGTGCCGCGGTGGATGGGGCAGTTCCTCTGCACAAGCTCCGAAAACCACTCGCCCAGGGGAAACCCCGGCTGCTGGTTTTGGGAAACGAGGAGTTTGGCCTAACTCCCGAAGTGGCTGCGGCGTGTCACACCCGGGTGGTCATTCCCGGGAGCGGGAAAGTCGAATCCCTCAACGTTTCTGCAGCGGCCGCGGTGCTGTTGTGGACCCTGCATGGCAGTGTAGGGTAAACCCTGTCTAGGGGAAGATGCATTACCCGATTGAGGGATGGCATAATTTCGGCTAGGGTAGAGGCCTCATGAGCGAACCACTCTTTCCAAACGAAGAATACACCGTGATGCACTTCACCTTGATTCCGTCGGATGAGGGTAAACCCATGCAGAAAAGCCAGGTGTGTGGCGTTTACAAGTCCGTCGAGGAAGCCTTTCTTACAGCCCGACTTCTGGCAGTCCGCGAATGGCAGCGCCTCCGGGCGCTGGCGACCACCGGCGCCGAAGGCGGTGCGACGCCGGCGACCACTTGGCAGGTCATTGACACGGAGTTTGGCTACGACCTGAAGCGGGATCACCTCGTTGT is a window from the Opitutaceae bacterium genome containing:
- a CDS encoding RNA methyltransferase — encoded protein: MNRDEIAVCGLAAVQAVFARDPHSIRRLFFDERMARRVGGMSSVLAKARKVYRLVEPAELERIADTVHHGGIVAIVTQRPVPEVGPEEPRQWAEQRQFILALDRVGNPHNFGAIVRTAAFFGVKHLVFATTPDQAQVSEAAYRVAEGGMESVALHRVPDLASSLVAWRDRFEILGAAVDGAVPLHKLRKPLAQGKPRLLVLGNEEFGLTPEVAAACHTRVVIPGSGKVESLNVSAAAAVLLWTLHGSVG